The following coding sequences are from one Arachis hypogaea cultivar Tifrunner chromosome 7, arahy.Tifrunner.gnm2.J5K5, whole genome shotgun sequence window:
- the LOC112704148 gene encoding 3-ketoacyl-CoA synthase 2-like, with translation MMSFFLLSLLSILAISYYYNNFLITTIQHLLVHDFHLDESYAEFILVSLRCGMLASILATLYCYLMKPTRKKHVYLVDFACYKPHNPACMCTKEHFLKLIKSTGKFRDESLDFLRKILERSGIGEKTYIPECIMKFPKYISLDEAKGETESVMIGAIDELMLKTKVKKEEIGIIVTNCSLFNSIPSLSSMIVNHYKLSHNVLTYNLSGMGCSAGLISVDLARQLLQVRPNCYALVFSTENLSSKVYFGNNRSMLVSNCLFRVGGAAILLSNRSSDSHRSKYYLKHVVRTHNGSQDQYYNSILEKEDEDGVSIGIALSKNIMNSAGKTLKANISTLGKDVLPLIEQLKFLANLVARNFLKIRGIKAYTPNFMLAFEHFCIHTGGKAVQEEMQKVLKLSDWHMEPSRMTLYRYGNTSSSSVWYELAYCEAKGRVKKGHRIWQIAFGSGFKCNSAVWCALQTIDPVKEKNPWTDEIHEFPVSVTN, from the exons ATGATGAGTTTCTTTCTTCTGTCATTATTATCTATTCTCGCTATttcttattattataataatttccTCATCACTACGATTCAACACTTGTTGGTTCACGATTTCCACTTAGATGAGTCTTATGCTGAGTTTATTCTAGTTTCCTTACGGTGTGGCATGTTAGCATCAATATTAGCCACACTTTATTGTTACCTAATGAAACCCACAAGAAAGAAACACGTTTATCTTGTGGATTTTGCATGCTACAAACCTCATAATCCTGCATGCATGTGCACTAAGGAGCATTTCTTGAAGTTAATAAAGAGTACAGGAAAATTTCGAGATGAGAGCTTAGATTTCCTACGGAAGATTCTAGAGAGGTCTGGAATTGGTGAAAAGACCTACATTCCGGAATGTATCATGAAATTCCCGAAATACATAAGCTTGGATGAGGCAAAGGGTGAGACAGAGTCCGTGATGATTGGCGCCATTGATGAACTTATGTTGAAAACAAAAGTGAAGAAAGAGGAAATTGGAATCATTGTGACGAATTGTTCTTTGTTCAATAGCATACCCTCTCTCAGTTCAATGATTGTCAACCATTACAAGCTTAGCCACAATGTCTTGACCTATAATCTTAGTGGCATGGGTTGCAGTGCTGGACTTATTTCCGTTGATCTTGCCAGACAACTATTGCag GTACGTCCTAATTGTTATGCCTTAGTGTTCAGCACTGAAAACCTGAGTAGCAAAGTGTACTTTGGAAACAATCGTTCCATGCTTGTATCCAATTGTCTCTTTCGAGTGGGAGGTGCAGCAATTTTACTCTCCAACCGTTCTTCTGATTCTCATCGTTCCAAATATTATCTTAAACACGTTGTTCGCACCCACAATGGTTCTCAAGATCAATACTACAATAGCATCcttgaaaaagaagatgaagatggtGTTTCTATTGGCATTGCGCTTTCGAAGAACATTATGAATTCTGCGGGAAAAACCCTTAAAGCAAACATTTCAACTCTTGGAAAAGATGTGCTACCCTTGATTGAACAACTTAAATTTCTCGCAAATTTAGTTGCGAGAAATTTCTTGAAGATAAGGGGCATAAAGGCATATACTCCAAATTTTATGCTTGCTTTTgagcacttttgcattcatacaGGAGGAAAAGCAGTACAAGAGGAAATGCAAAAAGTGCTGAAACTAAGTGATTGGCATATGGAACCTTCTAGAATGACTCTCTATAGATATGGTAACACTTCAAGCAGCTCAGTGTGGTATGAATTGGCATATTGTGAGGCCAAAGGAAGAGTCAAGAAGGGTCATCGGATATGGCAGATTGCATTTGGGTCAGGATTCAAATGCAATAGTGCTGTCTGGTGTGCATTGCAAACTATTGATCCAGTAAAGGAGAAGAACCCTTGGACAGATGAGATTCATGAATTTCCTGTTAGTGTTACAAACTAA